A window of Roseiflexus castenholzii DSM 13941 genomic DNA:
CGAAACGCGCATCGCCTCAACGGAGAGGCGTCAGCAGGCGCGAAGTCATAACATCTGCGGTTGGCGCACTCCTCGGCGTCGTCGTCATCTTGTTGGTCTGGTTCGCGGTTGGTCGTGGAAACAACGCCACGTTACCTGCCATCGGCGAGGTGAACCGCCCCGCGCCGAACCTGACGCTGCCGACGCTGGATGGCGGCAGCCTGAGTCTGGCAGACCTGCGCGGGAACGTCGTGCTGGTCAATTTCTGGGGAACGTGGTGCGAGCCGTGCAAGGAAGAAACTCCGGCGTTGCAGGCGGCGTATCAGCGGTTGCAGTCCGAAGGATTGGTGATTGTCGGCATCAATCTGCGTCGGCAGGAGACCGGCGATGATGCGGTACGAGCGTTCGTGCAGCAGTACGGTGTCACGTATCCGATTGCGCTGGATGTCGATGGAGAAGCGGCGCGGTTGTTTCAGATTTCACCGATACCGGTCAGTTACTTTATCGATCCAGAGGGGACGATCCGGTATGTCCGCATTGGGACGCTTACAACCGATGACGTGGCGGCGCTGTTCGCCCAATTGCGGTAGCATACTGCCAGAGGCTCTGTACAGGTTTCCGAATCAATCCGCATGTACTGGCGCCGGTGTGGCGTGAGAGGCAAGGGTGAGACCATGCAGGGGAATGAGCAGCGTCGGATTCTGATCGTGGATGATGAGCCTGGTCTGCGTGATCTGCTGCGTATCAACCTCGAGCATGAAGGATTCAGCGTGATTGAGGCTGAAAGCGGTGCTCAGGGATTACAGATGGTGCGTGACCAACATCCCGATCTGATGATCCTCGATGTAATGATGCCGGAAATGGACGGATGGGAGGTCTGTCGGCGGTTGCGCGAGTTCTCACAGATGCCGGTGTTGATGCTGACAGCGCGTACACAGAGCAAGGATATCGTCACCGGGCTTGAAAGCGGCGCCGATGATTACTTGACCAAGCCGTTCAATATGGACGAGTTGACGGCGCGCATTCGAGCGCTGCTGCGACGGGTGCCCTCTCCCAATCGCCCGATCGTCGCTGGCGGCGGCGAAATCATGATCGACAAGCAGAAGCGTGAGGTGCTGGTGCGTGGCGAGCCGGTCGATCTGACGCCAACCGAGTACGATCTGCTTCTCCTGCTTGCCGAACATGCCGGCGCGGTGCTCGATCACGAAACACTTCTACGCGGCGTGTGGGGGCATGAGTATACGAAGGACAACGACTATCTCAAAGTCTATATCTGGCATCTGCGCCGCAAAATTGAACAGGACCCGCGTGAACCGAAATTGCTGCTGACTGAATGGGGAGTCGGGTATCGTCTGGCGCCGTGAGCCGGAGAGCCGTTGGAATGCAACGGCTCTCTGCCCACACCCGCGCCTGCGCGCTCTCGCCTCTTGCCCGCGCCTCTTGCCTCATACCTGAACGTATGGCCTATCCCAACCGCATTGTTGTCAAAGTCGGCACCAATGTTCTCACCGCCGGCGCCGATAAGGTGCATCGCCCGACAATCGTGGCGCTGGCGCAGCAGATTGCTGCGGTGCGCAGTCAGGGGGTTGAGATCGTGCTGGTGAGTTCCGGCGCTATCGCTGTGGGGCGTGAACGCTTGAACTTTCCGGCGCGACGGCGTGATATTCCGCTCAAACAGATGCTCGCGGCGGTTGGACAGAGCCGGTTGATGCATCTGTATGAGCAAATCTTCGAACTCTATGGCATTACCGTGGCGCAGACGCTTCTGACCCGCGGCGATCTGGCGGACCGGAATCGGTACCTGAATGCGCGCAATACGCTGCTCGCCTGCCTGATGCACAATGTTTTGCCAATCGTCAACGAAAACGATGTGGTCGCGGTCAGTGAGATTCGCGTCGGAGACAACGATAATCTTTCAGCGCTGGTCACGAACCTGGTCGATGCCGATCTGCTCCTGATCCTGACCGACATTGACGGTCTCTACACCGCCGATCCGCGCCGCGATCCATCTGCAACGCGGATCGACCTGGTACCCGAAATTACTGAACATATCTATGCGATCGCAGGCGGAAGCAATATACGTGGCACGGGTGGCATGCTAACCAAAATTCAGGC
This region includes:
- the proB gene encoding glutamate 5-kinase; amino-acid sequence: MAYPNRIVVKVGTNVLTAGADKVHRPTIVALAQQIAAVRSQGVEIVLVSSGAIAVGRERLNFPARRRDIPLKQMLAAVGQSRLMHLYEQIFELYGITVAQTLLTRGDLADRNRYLNARNTLLACLMHNVLPIVNENDVVAVSEIRVGDNDNLSALVTNLVDADLLLILTDIDGLYTADPRRDPSATRIDLVPEITEHIYAIAGGSNIRGTGGMLTKIQAADLATRSGAEVVIARGAERDVIARVVAGEAIGTRFPAQATNVESRKRWILAETVRHSRVVVDEGAARALMTGGKSLLPAGVVAVEGDFARGQTVRIYATDGREIARGITQYAAVDLRRIRGLQSSQIAETLGFDYGPEAVHRDDMVLL
- a CDS encoding response regulator transcription factor, producing MQGNEQRRILIVDDEPGLRDLLRINLEHEGFSVIEAESGAQGLQMVRDQHPDLMILDVMMPEMDGWEVCRRLREFSQMPVLMLTARTQSKDIVTGLESGADDYLTKPFNMDELTARIRALLRRVPSPNRPIVAGGGEIMIDKQKREVLVRGEPVDLTPTEYDLLLLLAEHAGAVLDHETLLRGVWGHEYTKDNDYLKVYIWHLRRKIEQDPREPKLLLTEWGVGYRLAP
- a CDS encoding TlpA disulfide reductase family protein, coding for MNEQTTLPKRASPQRRGVSRREVITSAVGALLGVVVILLVWFAVGRGNNATLPAIGEVNRPAPNLTLPTLDGGSLSLADLRGNVVLVNFWGTWCEPCKEETPALQAAYQRLQSEGLVIVGINLRRQETGDDAVRAFVQQYGVTYPIALDVDGEAARLFQISPIPVSYFIDPEGTIRYVRIGTLTTDDVAALFAQLR